A single window of Nicotiana sylvestris chromosome 3, ASM39365v2, whole genome shotgun sequence DNA harbors:
- the LOC104243596 gene encoding calcium-binding allergen Ole e 8-like — protein sequence MAATDNVNNNNNNSISKPSLYLQDMDEVQKVFKRFDTNGDGMISADELSGVINALGSDTSPDEVARMMDEIDTDRDGYINLDEFAEFCKGDVNGVGDGGVNELREAFDLYDQDSNGLISAAELHQILTRLGESCSVQDCTKMINTVDADGDGYVNFDEFKKMMTNNK from the coding sequence ATGGCTGCTACCGACAatgtcaacaacaacaataacaactccATTTCCAAGCCTTCTCTTTATCTTCAGGATATGGACGAGGTCCAGAAAGTGTTCAAACGCTTCGACACTAACGGAGACGGCATGATCTCCGCCGACGAGCTCTCCGGTGTCATCAATGCCCTTGGATCTGATACATCTCCCGACGAAGTCGCTCGTATGATGGACGAAATTGATACCGACAGAGACGGTTACATTAACCTCGATGAATTTGCCGAGTTCTGCAAGGGCGACGTTAATGGCGTCGGTGACGGCGGCGTTAACGAGCTTCGTGAAGCCTTTGACCTCTACGATCAGGACAGTAACGGATTGATCTCCGCCGCCGAGCTCCACCAGATCCTGACTCGTTTGGGCGAAAGCTGCTCCGTTCAGGACTGTACCAAAATGATCAACACCGTCGATGCTGACGGCGACGGTTACGTTAACTTTGATGAGTTTAAGAAGATGATGACCAACAACAAGTAG